The segment GGCGTACCCTTTCTTTCGTATCATTCTCAAATGGTCGAACAAGAGCTCCCGATCGGTGATCGTATGAGCGGTGTGTGCAGCCATCCCGTACCGTTCGATAATCTGAACCGCTTCCTGTTCCGGGAGGTGTGCCAATATCACCTTTCCGACACCGGAACAGTGCATCGGGGCTCTGGAACCCACTTTGGAATGCATGCGCAGGGTTTCATTTCCTTCCAACTTTTCAATATAGACAGCTTCACCCCGATCATAGACCACGAGATGAACCACCTCATTGGTGAGCCGTTCCACCTCTTTCAGATAAGCTTTGGCCTCCATGCGCAGATCGATGGAATCGAGAAGAATGGAGCTCAGCTCCAACACCTTGTAGCCCAGTTTATACCGCTCCGTTTCCAAATCCTGTTCCACAAAACCATGCAGGACCAGCGTGGACAGCATCCGATAGACGGAGGTTTTATTGAGCGGCAATATATGA is part of the Kroppenstedtia eburnea genome and harbors:
- a CDS encoding IclR family transcriptional regulator, whose protein sequence is MAKDNIIQSVDRALKILEVLSTRKEGYGVTELSHILPLNKTSVYRMLSTLVLHGFVEQDLETERYKLGYKVLELSSILLDSIDLRMEAKAYLKEVERLTNEVVHLVVYDRGEAVYIEKLEGNETLRMHSKVGSRAPMHCSGVGKVILAHLPEQEAVQIIERYGMAAHTAHTITDRELLFDHLRMIRKKGYALDLEENELGINCIAGPIFDHSGRVVAAVSISGPTMRMTKERIDQLKDGIIAVSKKISKRLGWRGDHIPQQ